Proteins from a single region of Gemmatimonadota bacterium:
- a CDS encoding sugar phosphate isomerase/epimerase, protein MEIAMQLSLSVRVAESFRNKRNLTIALPDLAEIAQSAGYEALCMRASGVGTHSPPERIVEVQRILKRHNLAVSMATGDFAIPENGAEGPDSLRNITPHLDLADALGCDLLRVCIKTDADIAHAQRAADEAAERDIRLAHQSHTQSLFETVTGSIETLQSIGRPNFGIIYEPANLALCGEDYGPETLKRFAPYLFNVYLQNHVPDPNGDMPMTTYVRGTVYSTLRPLDESGGIDFREVFDGLHSINYRGYVTLHHAFGGDLPPDEAATRSANFLRSFL, encoded by the coding sequence ATGGAGATTGCAATGCAACTTTCTCTCTCTGTCCGCGTGGCCGAAAGTTTTCGCAATAAGCGCAATTTGACTATCGCTTTGCCCGATCTCGCGGAGATTGCCCAAAGCGCGGGTTATGAAGCACTTTGCATGCGCGCTTCGGGTGTGGGTACGCACAGTCCGCCCGAACGCATTGTTGAAGTGCAACGTATTTTGAAGAGGCACAATCTCGCGGTTTCAATGGCAACCGGCGATTTTGCCATACCCGAGAATGGTGCCGAGGGACCGGATAGTTTGCGAAATATTACTCCGCATCTCGATCTGGCAGACGCGCTTGGTTGCGATTTACTGCGCGTCTGTATCAAGACCGATGCAGATATCGCGCACGCCCAACGCGCAGCCGATGAGGCAGCCGAGCGAGATATACGCCTGGCACATCAATCTCATACCCAGAGTCTTTTTGAGACGGTGACGGGATCGATTGAGACGCTTCAGAGTATTGGCCGACCAAATTTTGGGATTATTTACGAGCCTGCAAATTTGGCTCTGTGCGGTGAAGACTACGGTCCCGAGACCCTCAAACGCTTTGCACCCTATCTCTTTAACGTTTATTTGCAAAATCACGTTCCAGACCCCAATGGCGATATGCCTATGACGACCTATGTGCGGGGCACGGTTTATTCCACTTTGCGACCGCTCGATGAATCTGGTGGGATAGATTTTCGAGAAGTTTTTGATGGGTTACACAGTATCAATTACCGCGGCTACGTGACGCTACATCACGCCTTTGGCGGAGATCTGCCGCCCGATGAGGCCGCGACCCGGTCTGCAAATTTTCTGAGGTCTTTTTTGTAA
- a CDS encoding bifunctional nuclease family protein, which translates to MIEMQVVDLRQDHTEQNVVWLQSVEGSVMVPIEIGPVEYRSIRSEIAGKSMPRPLAYDLMCAMLAHFDAEVEKVQIVDLKDHIFYAELILFARGEQVRLDARPSDSIVLALKFGAPIYMDAKIIQQVGFKVRRTEYGYELEQLNPPHEQDTPEEPVLDIAQAADQPVQGVDSQGQDMDPDELLEVLKEQMNKAVKEERYEDAGIIRDEIERIEEKSKT; encoded by the coding sequence ATGATTGAAATGCAGGTTGTGGATTTACGTCAAGATCATACGGAACAGAACGTGGTGTGGCTACAAAGTGTTGAAGGCAGTGTGATGGTACCCATTGAAATTGGTCCTGTCGAATACCGGTCTATCCGCTCAGAAATCGCAGGCAAATCTATGCCGCGACCTCTCGCGTATGATTTGATGTGCGCGATGCTGGCACATTTTGATGCCGAAGTTGAAAAAGTGCAGATTGTCGATTTAAAAGATCATATTTTTTACGCCGAACTCATCCTCTTTGCTCGAGGAGAGCAAGTGCGTTTAGACGCCCGCCCCAGTGATAGCATTGTGCTGGCACTCAAATTTGGCGCGCCCATCTATATGGATGCCAAAATCATTCAACAAGTGGGATTCAAAGTCCGCCGCACCGAATACGGTTATGAGCTTGAGCAGCTAAATCCACCCCATGAACAAGACACACCTGAAGAACCCGTCTTAGACATCGCGCAGGCAGCCGATCAGCCAGTACAGGGTGTTGATTCGCAGGGGCAAGATATGGATCCCGATGAATTGCTGGAAGTTTTGAAAGAACAGATGAATAAAGCTGTCAAGGAAGAGCGATACGAAGACGCGGGAATAATTCGAGATGAGATTGAGCGGATAGAAGAGAAAAGTAAGACGTAA